The Solibacillus sp. FSL W7-1436 genome window below encodes:
- the lepB gene encoding signal peptidase I has translation MEKSKKKELLDWFIAIAVAVVFVIAIRTFIFSPIIVDGSSMMPTYEDGDRIIINKFSKQISGIDRFEVIVFEAPIGEDYIKRVVGLPGDSISYENDILYINGEALEEPYLDEYKEKLTDHAPLTYNFNLESLTGYKEIPEGYLFVLGDNRRKTTDSRDPNVGLVPMDKVLGTAKVRFYPFDNLGIVR, from the coding sequence TTGGAGAAATCAAAGAAAAAAGAATTATTAGATTGGTTTATAGCTATTGCGGTAGCAGTTGTTTTTGTTATCGCTATAAGAACATTTATTTTTTCACCAATTATAGTAGATGGTTCTTCAATGATGCCAACATATGAGGACGGAGACAGAATTATTATTAATAAATTTAGTAAGCAAATATCTGGTATAGACAGATTTGAGGTCATAGTATTTGAAGCGCCGATTGGTGAAGATTATATTAAGCGCGTTGTGGGCTTGCCGGGAGATTCTATTTCATACGAGAATGATATCCTTTATATTAATGGTGAAGCATTAGAAGAACCTTATTTAGATGAATATAAAGAAAAATTAACAGATCATGCTCCACTAACATACAATTTCAATTTAGAATCTTTAACAGGCTATAAAGAAATACCGGAGGGTTATTTATTTGTTTTAGGAGATAATCGTAGAAAAACTACTGATAGCAGAGATCCAAATGTAGGATTAGTACCAATGGATAAAGTTCTAGGAACAGCCAAAGTTAGATTCTATCCATTTGATAATTTAGGTATTGTTAGATAA
- a CDS encoding helix-turn-helix transcriptional regulator — MINKLKEHRHAYELTQNQLAELVHVSQRTIISLEKGQYKPSILLAYRLALLFNTSIEDLFCLEKNKHQEDLERENL; from the coding sequence TTGATTAACAAACTAAAAGAACATCGTCATGCATATGAGTTAACCCAAAATCAGCTAGCAGAACTGGTGCATGTATCTCAAAGAACCATTATTTCATTAGAGAAAGGGCAATATAAACCTTCAATTCTGTTAGCCTATCGGTTAGCATTACTTTTTAACACGTCCATTGAAGATTTATTCTGTTTGGAGAAAAATAAGCATCAGGAGGATTTAGAACGTGAAAATTTATAG
- a CDS encoding IS110 family transposase, whose protein sequence is MNFNTNDKINQVSENTLVIGIDIAKHKHYACAIDDRGRVLQKSFPIMQSRIGFENFYERLMALKAAYDKQEILIGFEPTGHYWMNLAAFLTNYGIPFVMVNPMHVNRSKELDDNLQTKNDQKDALVIARLMRDGRFSYPRHLEGIEAELRNGATLRSKIQEDLNALQNRIIRWLDRFFPEFTQVFKSFGKMAYAVLEMTPLPTDIVGKSPEELLFLYRQVDGMKSPQLPKAKQLVEVAESSIGLTEGLVMAKFEIATLLSQHKLMHAQLDELTAQLVELAKQMMEYEYLASVPGIGDVTIVDLLSEVGSLAQYTHPRQLIKLAGLTLRENSSGQQKGQKRISKRGRRKLRALLFRVMMPLILHNPAFKQLHEYYTTRTVNPLRKKQSIVVLCGKLLKVLHALCKRKTLFNEHQMMNDFARLQTAA, encoded by the coding sequence ATGAATTTTAATACGAATGACAAAATTAATCAAGTTTCTGAAAATACTCTAGTTATCGGCATCGACATTGCTAAACATAAACATTATGCTTGTGCAATTGATGATCGAGGTCGTGTGCTCCAAAAATCATTTCCAATCATGCAATCACGTATTGGGTTTGAAAACTTTTATGAACGCCTAATGGCGCTCAAAGCAGCTTATGACAAACAAGAAATTCTCATTGGGTTTGAGCCAACAGGCCATTACTGGATGAACTTAGCTGCGTTTTTGACGAACTATGGAATTCCATTCGTAATGGTTAATCCAATGCACGTTAATCGCTCGAAGGAATTAGATGACAACCTGCAAACGAAGAATGACCAAAAGGATGCGCTAGTCATTGCTCGCCTTATGAGAGACGGTCGTTTCAGCTATCCCCGTCATCTCGAAGGAATCGAGGCTGAGTTACGAAATGGAGCAACATTACGTTCAAAGATTCAAGAAGATTTAAATGCCTTACAAAATCGCATTATTCGTTGGTTGGATCGCTTTTTCCCTGAATTCACACAAGTGTTTAAAAGCTTTGGGAAAATGGCCTATGCGGTGCTCGAAATGACACCGTTGCCAACAGATATTGTAGGAAAATCACCAGAAGAATTACTATTTTTATATCGCCAGGTAGACGGCATGAAAAGCCCACAGCTACCTAAGGCAAAGCAATTAGTCGAGGTTGCAGAAAGCTCAATTGGGCTGACAGAAGGTTTAGTGATGGCCAAATTCGAAATCGCCACGCTTCTTTCACAGCATAAATTGATGCACGCTCAACTTGACGAATTAACAGCTCAGCTCGTAGAGCTAGCCAAACAAATGATGGAATATGAATATTTAGCATCGGTACCTGGAATCGGGGATGTCACGATTGTCGATTTACTATCAGAGGTTGGTTCTTTAGCGCAATATACACATCCACGCCAATTAATTAAACTAGCGGGACTCACATTGCGTGAAAACTCTTCTGGTCAGCAAAAAGGACAAAAACGGATTTCCAAGCGAGGTAGAAGAAAACTACGCGCCCTTCTGTTCCGAGTCATGATGCCGTTAATCTTGCATAATCCAGCCTTTAAGCAATTACATGAATATTACACAACGCGCACGGTCAATCCGCTCCGAAAGAAGCAATCAATTGTGGTACTGTGTGGCAAGTTATTGAAAGTTTTACATGCCTTGTGCAAGAGAAAAACATTGTTTAACGAACACCAAATGATGAACGATTTCGCCCGTCTTCAAACGGCTGCCTAA
- a CDS encoding HNH endonuclease, whose product MGNLSNLQSLCHDCHNKKTEAEKKRRREK is encoded by the coding sequence ATTGGGAACTTAAGTAATCTACAGTCGCTTTGTCATGATTGCCACAATAAAAAGACTGAAGCAGAAAAAAAGAGGAGAAGGGAAAAATAA
- a CDS encoding DUF4145 domain-containing protein, producing the protein MQQIPTEHLPKFHRDAFHCPRCKVVAPQTWHRVGKLQNRTTEIFVDESNIPQGKSIGSRAIRTEEPSGEPGVFIKEWHLEISVCSHCYNYSVWENHNIIFPFTTDLPEPNEDMPKNIKGIYREAMGVYKHSPRASAALLRLAIEIMIPQLEEYQIKKSSINNMIGELVQKDIPEHIQQGLDAIRVYGNEGIHPGEIDLTDDESIVLFLFDLINIMVEELITKKKKIKSFYETLPAGKLQGIFNRDKKKQEK; encoded by the coding sequence ATGCAACAAATTCCAACAGAACATTTACCAAAATTCCATCGGGATGCTTTTCATTGTCCAAGATGTAAAGTAGTTGCTCCTCAAACGTGGCACAGGGTAGGGAAACTTCAAAACAGAACTACCGAGATTTTTGTCGATGAATCAAATATACCACAAGGAAAAAGTATTGGTTCAAGGGCAATACGTACTGAAGAGCCAAGCGGTGAACCAGGAGTATTTATTAAAGAGTGGCACTTGGAGATATCAGTATGTAGCCATTGCTATAACTATTCGGTTTGGGAAAACCATAATATCATTTTCCCGTTTACCACAGATCTGCCTGAACCAAACGAGGACATGCCTAAAAATATTAAAGGAATCTACCGTGAAGCAATGGGGGTGTACAAACATTCTCCTAGGGCTTCGGCTGCATTACTTCGACTTGCAATTGAAATAATGATTCCTCAATTGGAAGAATACCAGATAAAGAAGAGCTCAATAAATAATATGATCGGCGAGCTAGTTCAGAAAGATATTCCAGAACATATCCAACAGGGGCTTGATGCTATTCGCGTGTACGGAAACGAAGGTATCCATCCAGGTGAAATAGATCTCACGGATGATGAAAGTATAGTACTGTTTTTATTTGACCTAATCAATATTATGGTCGAGGAATTGATTACGAAGAAAAAGAAAATCAAATCATTCTATGAAACACTTCCAGCAGGCAAACTGCAAGGGATATTCAATAGAGATAAAAAGAAGCAAGAAAAATAA